The following are encoded in a window of Microvirga ossetica genomic DNA:
- a CDS encoding response regulator produces the protein MKRILVVEDTWHNRKMLRDLLTRAGFEVLEAVNGEEGIAQAERHRPDLILMDIQLPLVDGYDATRRIKANPDLHHIPIIAVTSYALAGDEAKTREAGCDGYVAKPFSPRNLLAKVQEYLA, from the coding sequence ATGAAGCGCATCCTGGTGGTGGAGGACACCTGGCACAACCGCAAGATGCTGCGCGATCTGCTCACGCGGGCAGGCTTCGAGGTGCTGGAGGCGGTCAATGGCGAGGAAGGTATCGCCCAAGCCGAACGACACCGGCCCGACCTGATCCTGATGGACATCCAATTGCCGCTGGTGGATGGCTACGACGCGACGCGGCGCATCAAGGCCAATCCGGACCTGCACCACATTCCGATCATCGCCGTCACCTCCTATGCCCTTGCTGGCGACGAGGCGAAGACGCGTGAGGCTGGCTGTGACGGGTATGTCGCCAAGCCGTTCAGTCCACGCAATCTGCTGGCGAAAGTCCAGGAGTATCTCGCATGA